From a region of the Torulaspora globosa chromosome 7, complete sequence genome:
- a CDS encoding uncharacterized protein (ancestral locus Anc_3.154), with the protein MLNKLWKSSSLLYRRRMSSIRKNENQPLIDESGSGSDARGSSAFDEQLQKEIESFKRTQQVRLKRQKAKKPGQTAELRDEAGFKLRLADTNQKKHKQTDPDYEVTIEGPLRKIAPYYFTYMTFCKLRWRDRNLLDVFETEFRDRDKSYYKKTIASGSVLLNGQPANLETIIRNGDLITHKIHRHEPAVTSRPIGVVFEDDDILVIDKPSGIPVHPTGRYRFNTITKILEKQWGKTVHPINRLDRLTSGLMFLAKTPRGADEMSDQIKAREVSKEYVARVVGEFPVGEVCVEEPVRSVEPRLGLNAVCKNDDEGAKHAKTVFKRLSYDGQTSIVKCKPFTGRTHQIRVHLQFLGHPIANDPIYSNVTVWGPNLGKGYISDFQDIISKLDQYGRTKCAESWYEPDAQGEALLGEKCSVCETDLYSDPGPNDLDLWLHAYRYESFETDPNTNRKKWSYRTNLPFWALEPHRQYMELALEEAAKCGPTTTAFSVGAVLVNGTEVLSVGYSRELPGNTHAEQCALEKYFAKTGQREVPPGTVLYTTMEPCSFRLSGNEPCVQRIIAQKGRITTVFVGVIEPDTFVKNNTSSKMLSDEQIEYIHIPGYEKICTELATKGHSTNVT; encoded by the coding sequence ATGCTCAACAAactttggaaaagttccagTTTATTATATCGACGAAGAATGAGCTCCATCAGAAAGAATGAGAACCAGCCTTTGATTGATGAGAGTGGATCAGGAAGCGACGCTCGGGGGTCTAGTGCTTTTGACgagcaattgcagaaggaAATCGAGAGCTTTAAACGCACTCAGCAGGTTAGAttgaagagacagaagGCCAAAAAACCTGGGCAAACAGCAGAACTTCGCGATGAAGCTGGTTTTAAGCTAAGGCTAGCGGATACCAACCAGAAAAAGCATAAGCAAACGGATCCAGATTATGAAGTTACAATAGAGGGGCCACTCAGGAAAATTGCGCCTTATTACTTCACTTACATGACTTTCTGTAAGTTGAGATGGAGAGACAGGAATCTGCTGGACGTGTTTGAGACTGAATTCAGAGATAGAGACAAAAGTTACTATAAGAAAACTATTGCTAGTGGCTCAGTTTTACTTAACGGCCAGCCAGCTAATTTGGAGACTATTATACGGAATGGAGACCTAATTACACACAAGATACATCGACACGAGCCAGCGGTGACTTCAAGGCCAATAGGAGTTGTGtttgaagacgatgacaTCCTTGTGATCGATAAACCCTCCGGCATACCGGTGCATCCGACTGGTCGATACAGGTTCAACACGATAACCAAGATTTTGGAGAAGCAATGGGGTAAAACTGTACATCCGATAAATAGACTGGACAGATTGACCAGTGGACTGATGTTTCTCGCTAAGACCCCAAGGGGAGCTGATGAGATGTCTGACCAAATCAAAGCAAGAGAAGTGTCTAAGGAATATGTTGCGAGAGTCGTGGGAGAGTTTCCAGTTGGGGAAGTATGTGTTGAAGAACCAGTAAGGTCTGTAGAACCGAGGCTGGGACTGAATGCTGTATGCAAGAACGATGACGAGGGCGCAAAACATGCAAAGACTGTTTTCAAGAGACTTAGTTACGATGGCCAAACCAGTATCGTCAAATGTAAGCCTTTTACAGGAAGAACGCATCAGATACGCGTTCATCTGCAATTTTTGGGACACCCAATAGCAAATGATCCCATCTACTCGAACGTCACGGTCTGGGGACCCAATTTGGGGAAGGGCTACATATCCGATTTTCAGGATATTATAAGCAAGCTAGATCAATACGGCCGAACCAAATGCGCCGAAAGTTGGTATGAGCCTGATGCCCAAGGTGAAGCTCTATTGGGCGAAAAATGTTCCGTTTGCGAGACGGATCTTTATAGCGATCCTGGCCCGAACGATCTTGACCTATGGCTACATGCCTACCGGTACGAATCGTTCGAGACAGACCCAAACACGAACAGGAAAAAATGGAGCTACCGGACGAACCTGCCTTTTTGGGCCCTTGAACCGCACAGACAGTACATGGAGCTTGCTCTGGAAGAGGCGGCCAAATGCGGACCAACCACAACAGCCTTCAGTGTGGGCGCAGTGCTTGTGAATGGGACCGAGGTTTTGTCTGTAGGGTATTCGCGAGAGTTGCCAGGCAACACTCATGCCGAGCAATGTGCATTGGAGAAGTACTTCGCCAAGACAGGCCAACGTGAAGTACCGCCGGGAACAGTATTGTACACTACTATGGAACCCTGTTCTTTCAGATTAAGTGGCAATGAGCCATGCGTTCAAAGGATTATTGCACAAAAGGGCAGAATTACGACTGTATTTGTTGGAGTCATTGAACCTGACACATTTGTGAAGAACAATACAAGTTCTAAGATGTTATCTGATGAGCAGATCGAGTATATTCATATTCCAGGTTATGAGAAGATTTGCACAGAGTTGGCGACAAAGGGTCATTCTACAAATGTAACATAG
- the INP54 gene encoding phosphoinositide 5-phosphatase INP54 (ancestral locus Anc_3.155) has product MSSRWKVYVTTLNCAKKFPFDSGNDISEILREVLPESFEHDIYALGFQELMSTWEASFPSLTTPLFEDVSNAIATYVNAQSSVRKFRLVGRAITGAVGLVVLADERFKIEKVTTSIFRCGLFNSSLKGAASICCGLAAPNDVQDTFTFICSHLSANEGVKNAELRVSNYECIMSACATDLRMTSFRNSHIFYFGDLNFRVKGWQDMATDYSNAQVLNNLLKDHDELNKLRESNLVFQGFDESPISFPPTYKYLISTQNTFDTRKTPSWCDRVLFRRYLPESFKIRSYRSVDRTSPLRFTDHQGVVLDIEVPSNFSASPLDIPASIIPAHQLLIGDVMDTAIGYVGWGIAKKLHYWVAIILGLMIIYNFI; this is encoded by the coding sequence ATGTCTAGTAGATGGAAAGTCTATGTCACGACGCTCAATTGCGCCAAGAAGTTCCCCTTCGACAGTGGAAATGACATATCTGAAATATTGCGAGAGGTATTACCAGAATCATTTGAACACGATATCTACGCCTTAGGGTTTCAGGAGTTGATGAGCACATGGGAAGCTTCATTTCCAAGCTTGACTACACCGTTATTTGAAGATGTTAGCAATGCTATTGCAACATACGTAAACGCACAGTCTTCGGTTAGGAAATTTCGTTTGGTTGGTAGGGCGATAACCGGTGCTGTTGGACTTGTCGTCCTGGCAGAtgaaagattcaagattgaaaagGTGACAACTAGTATTTTTAGGTGTGGGCTATTTAATTCCAGCTTGAAAGGTGCAGCTTCCATTTGCTGCGGCTTAGCAGCGCCAAACGACGTTCAGGATACATTTACCTTCATCTGCAGCCATCTTAGCGCTAATGAGGGTGTCAAAAATGCAGAATTGAGGGTCAGTAATTACGAATGTATCATGAGTGCTTGTGCCACTGACCTCAGAATGACTTCCTTCAGGAACTCCCATATTTTCTACTTTGGGGATCTGAACTTCCGAGTTAAAGGCTGGCAAGATATGGCTACTGACTACTCAAATGCCCAGGTGCTCAATAATCTTCTGAAGGATCACGATGAATTGAACAAGCTACGAGAAAGCAATCTAGTGTTCCAAGGGTTCGACGAGTCACCAATAAGCTTCCCACCAACTTACAAATATCTAATTTCAACACAGAACACATTTGATACCAGAAAAACACCATCGTGGTGCGATAGAGTCTTATTCAGACGCTACCTGCCcgaaagcttcaaaatccGCTCCTACAGGTCGGTCGACAGAACTTCGCCCTTACGGTTTACTGATCATCAAGGAGTTGTGCTGGATATCGAAGTGCCATCTAATTTCTCAGCTTCTCCGTTGGATATACCAGCCTCAATAATCCCTGCTCATCAACTCTTGATTGGAGACGTTATGGACACTGCAATCGGCTACGTCGGCTGGGGcatcgccaagaagctACATTATTGGGTTGCGATCATCCTTGGCCTAATGATAATTTACAACTTTATCTGA
- the MET22 gene encoding 3'(2'),5'-bisphosphate nucleotidase (ancestral locus Anc_3.157), whose translation MGYEKELFVATQAVLKASFLTLRIQSKVIAHRDTSTITKSDKSPVTIGDYAAQSIIINAIKANFPEDKIVGEETSEGLEDAFVSEILNEIRENDQVFENEYPGQQASRVLANEIFPLKTIRDVRTVIDFGDYEGGDKGRVWCLDPIDGTKGFLRGEQFAVCLALIVDGATQLGVIGCPNLSLGQYGGEDLPGYERFGYVFRAARGQGTSFAPAASLTTAAEAHWTRIHARKLDSTNEMVSLEGAERSHSSHEEQSVIKNRLGIRKSLHLDSQVKYCMLALGLGDVYLRLPVRMDYQEKIWDHAAGNVIVEEAGGVHSDSLDNVPLNFGRGRTLHTKGVIASSGPPELHRLILSASGEVLRSRDR comes from the coding sequence ATGGGTTAcgagaaagagctttttgTGGCCACTCAGGCGGTGTTAAAGGCGTCCTTTTTGACACTGAGAATCCAGTCGAAGGTGATTGCGCATAGGGACACTTCAACGATCACGAAGAGCGACAAATCACCTGTGACTATTGGCGATTATGCTGCGCAAAGTATCATAATCAATGCTATAAAGGCTAATTTCCCTGAGGACAAGATCGTTGGCGAAGAGACATCGGAAGGTCTGGAAGACGCCTTTGTTTCTGAGATCCTGAACGAGATACGGGAGAATGATCAGGTCTTCGAGAACGAGTACCCTGGCCAGCAGGCTAGCAGAGTTTTGGCCAACGAGATTTTCCCTTTGAAGACCATCCGGGACGTGAGAACCGTGATCGACTTTGGAGACTACGAAGGCGGCGACAAAGGAAGAGTGTGGTGTCTCGATCCGATCGACGGCACCAAGGGCTTCTTGAGGGGCGAACAGTTTGCAGTGTGTCTTGCGCTGATCGTCGATGGCGCGACGCAGCTGGGGGTCATTGGATGCCCAAATCTGTCGCTGGGCCAGTATGGTGGTGAGGATCTGCCCGGCTACGAGCGCTTTGGCTACGTGTTTCGTGCCGCCAGGGGCCAGGGCACTTCCTTCGCTCCTGCTGCGTCGCTCACGACCGCAGCAGAAGCCCACTGGACCAGGATCCACGCAAGAAAGCTGGATTCCACGAACGAGATGGTCTCTCTCGAGGGCGCCGAGAGATCGCACTCTTCGCACGAGGAGCAGTCTGTCATCAAAAACCGACTAGGAATCCGGAAGTCGCTACATCTCGATTCGCAGGTGAAATACTGTATGCTGGCCTTGGGTCTCGGAGACGTCTACCTGCGTCTGCCTGTCAGAATGGACTACCAGGAGAAGATCTGGGACCACGCCGCTGGGAACGTCATAGTTGAGGAAGCAGGCGGCGTCCACTCCGATTCGCTAGACAACGTCCCGTTGAATTTCGGTCGCGGCAGAACACTGCACACAAAGGGCGTTATAGCATCGAGCGGTCCGCCGGAATTGCACAGACTGATCCTCTCGGCATCTGGCGAGGTTCTGAGGTCCAGAGACCGCTGA
- the SLM3 gene encoding tRNA-5-taurinomethyluridine 2-sulfurtransferase (ancestral locus Anc_3.158), with protein sequence MFSQWAKLVAARRLPGYRPQVLPGKFDNVIIAMSSGVDSSVAAAIFADQYPNARGIYMQNWSKSQSLTDPSKEACYERDWKDVVRTAEHLAIPVDKVNFEQEYWIDVFEPMLDSYSRGWTPNPDVSCNKFVKFGKLRHHLNAKYGKGNYWLVTGHYARALDCEWDNETHLLRSYYLQKDQSYYLSLIPPSFLPRVLFPMGHLTKPEVRQLAKDIGLPSAAKPDSQGICFVNNSQHGKFKNFLQHYLPESKGHIVTVDEATGKKRTWGEHGGLWSYTIGQKIGFSMPQGDPRYAGAWYVSDKLQDTNELVIVRGSNHPALYKKALDVQNFTIQGLKQAKIKAEIAAAAMSGTLTMQYRSLQEPIPVLATELPDNKLLHVELVEKQRAMAPGQNCCLYLGDRILGSGTISKVE encoded by the coding sequence ATGTTTTCCCAGTGGGCCAAGCTAGTGGCAGCAAGAAGGTTGCCAGGATACAGACCGCAAGTTTTGCCAGGGAAATTTGATAACGTTATCATCGCTATGTCATCCGGGGTGGACTCGTCCGTTGCGGCAGCGATATTTGCTGATCAGTACCCGAACGCTCGAGGAATTTACATGCAGAACTGGTCCAAATCGCAGTCTCTGACTGATCCAAGCAAAGAGGCCTGCTACGAGAGAGATTGGAAGGATGTTGTGAGAACTGCAGAGCATCTAGCTATCCCAGTCGATAAGGTCAACTTTGAGCAGGAGTACTGGATAGACGTATTTGAGCCGATGTTGGACAGCTACAGCAGGGGCTGGACCCCAAATCCAGACGTCTCGTGCAACAAGTTCGTCAAGTTCGGTAAGTTGCGGCACCATCTGAATGCAAAATACGGGAAGGGGAACTACTGGCTGGTAACGGGACACTACGCCCGGGCATTAGACTGCGAGTGGGACAATGAGACGCACCTTCTGCGAAGTTACTACTTGCAAAAGGATCAAAGCTATTATCTGTCCCTCATCCCGCCGTCTTTTCTTCCCAGAGTGCTGTTTCCGATGGGACACCTAACAAAACCTGAAGTGAGACAGCTTGCCAAGGACATCGGCCTACCGTCGGCTGCGAAACCCGACTCCCAGGGGATATGCTTTGTCAACAATTCACAACATGGgaagttcaagaatttCCTGCAGCATTACCTGCCGGAGTCCAAGGGCCACATTGTGACTGTCGATGAAGCTACGGGAAAGAAACGAACATGGGGCGAGCATGGCGGGCTCTGGTCTTACACGATTGGCCAAAAAATAGGGTTTTCCATGCCACAGGGAGATCCCAGATATGCGGGCGCATGGTACGTGAGTGATAAACTGCAAGATACAAACGAGCTTGTCATTGTTCGAGGTTCCAACCATCCCGCGCTGTACaagaaagctcttgatgttcaaaatttcaccaTACAGGGACTCAAGCAAGCCAAGATTAAGGCTGAGATTGCCGCTGCAGCCATGAGCGGGACATTGACAATGCAGTACAGATCTCTGCAAGAACCAATTCCCGTACTGGCAACCGAGCTGCCCGACAACAAGCTGCTACATGTAGAACTGGTCGAAAAACAGAGAGCGATGGCTCCAGGCCAAAACTGCTGCCTATATCTGGGCGACAGGATACTTGGCAGCGGAACGATAAGCAAAGTCGAGTAA
- the GPR1 gene encoding Gpr1p (ancestral locus Anc_3.156) produces the protein MSQFNSTSGIVPMIGKIHNRVEVPKQLLHRNTTTVNQKLGLPGMFSTFVARDLRNMRILALTASSASIVACAVSIFFLVNIDRRRRVFRHDLIFFLIICDLVKALVLMIYPLVILVRNSVYAQPAFFNTLGWFTAYCVEGADLAIFFFAVHFALLIFTPSWKWRRRGSGKIEGGLYCVRAYIWPITALVPVLLASLAFVNFELIDVKTLMEQTTVVLDNDNYHFRDYARLGGYKPYSAWCYLPPYPLWYKLVLSWGPRYFLIIFILVLYISIYVFVKRESNKIKRQLFDFKEISGEREAAKATTKREFIRLQCNRFFYKPMKRFLMNVVGFLSFSVEDTSSSSRGLGSMYSGSFYTTDNSTSSDQVPDKVSFDFPAQGNHKPQLSPDCEISNDTAGKKDSLGLPGRMGTVGDIESRQQVGDGTNGCESRNGSFIEQLEPTYAHVPQGKRSSFSAQSRPPARTYLSPMQSLCAPQRREAEQNDQAEVNYSGQNYQPPTANVKDVQASFQKQTYAAMKRRRVQIQKNLRSIFIYPFSYIAIWIFPLIVDITQYNYEIVHGPIVWLVYIATIAQPLNGLVDTLVFVYREKPWKCSWRVVQTKELLDAYSLKGGFSEKDIAELYHSDLGKKGWYYCSRFDKYSCWKHKPQRWKRAAWYIHRFFRGFIRNDYNFEDHCDELASLHNGSVAEAHPPGPNVLKSPYDQRERQISFPSDSTAASAPFAQPNRNAESNDHVEVSSFWRLVHLFPMLHGIDLDELSQELRRRPDDNDFILPGLKQALNKNSAGGPKNLDELAKPNFKPGYSVDRNAKAVENGEDKSSAQAQPNYANFTMSANLDFSDVVRGQSPGAAEKDDKKSDAGSSEGDEMGMLAFLNDIPH, from the coding sequence ATGTCTCAGTTCAACTCTACGAGTGGTATTGTGCCGATGATTGGGAAGATCCACAACAGGGTCGAAGTGCCAAAACAGCTGTTACACCGCAATACGACGACGGTGAATCAGAAACTTGGTCTTCCCGGGATGTTTTCAACGTTTGTGGCGAGGGATCTACGGAATATGAGGATTTTAGCTCTTACGGCTTCGTCTGCGTCTATAGTGGCGTGTGCCGTTTCAATCTTCTTCCTAGTTAACATAGACAGGAGGAGAAGAGTATTCAGACATGatttgattttctttttGATTATTTGCGACCTGGTGAAGGCACTAGTGCTGATGATTTATCCTTTAGTGATACTTGTGCGAAATTCAGTCTATGCGCAACCTGCGTTTTTCAATACGTTAGGCTGGTTTACGGCGTATTGCGTGGAAGGGGCTGATTTGgccatttttttctttgcagtCCACTTTGCGCTGCTGATCTTCACACCGTCGTGGAAGTGGCGACGTAGAGGATCAGGCAAAATAGAGGGTGGCCTTTATTGTGTGCGGGCATACATATGGCCTATTACTGCACTGGTTCCCGTTCTTTTAGCCAGCTTGGCGTTCGTTAACTTCGAGTTAATAGATGTGAAGACATTAATGGAGCAGACGACGGTCGTTCTCGATAATGACAACTATCATTTCCGTGATTATGCAAGATTGGGGGGCTACAAGCCTTACAGTGCATGGTGCTACCTTCCACCATACCCGCTTTGGTACAAGCTAGTGCTAAGTTGGGGACCCAGATACTTCCTGATCATATTTATCTTGGTCCTTTACATTTCGATTTATGTGTTTGTTAAACGGGAGAGTAATAAAATTAAGAGGCAATTATttgacttcaaagaaatatctggagaaagagaagcagcgAAAGCGACTACCAAGAGAGAGTTCATAAGATTGCAATGTAACAGATTCTTTTACAAACCAATGAAACGTTTCCTCATGAATGTCGTTGGGTTCCTGTCGTTTAGTGTTGAAGATACCTCAAGTTCGTCTAGAGGATTGGGAAGCATGTATTCAGGATCTTTCTACACTACTGATAACAGCACTTCTTCTGATCAAGTTCCTGATAAAGTATCTTTTGACTTCCCAGCCCAGGGGAATCACAAGCCGCAGCTCTCTCCTGATTGTGAAATATCGAATGACACCGCAGGGAAGAAGGACAGCTTGGGTCTCCCAGGTAGGATGGGCACAGTCGGCGATATTGAGTCCCGACAGCAAGTCGGAGACGGTACTAACGGCTGCGAAAGTCGGAATGGGTCTTTTATAGAACAATTGGAGCCCACCTACGCTCATGTGCCACAAGGCAAAAGGAGCTCCTTCAGTGCGCAATCTCGCCCTCCGGCTCGCACATACCTCTCACCAATGCAATCATTATGTGCGCCGCAACGCAGAGAGGCGGAACAAAACGATCAAGCTGAGGTAAATTACTCAGGTCAAAATTATCAACCTCCAACTGCTAATGTGAAGGATGTTCAGGCATCTTTTCAGAAGCAGACTTACGCAGCAATGAAAAGACGAAGAGTTCAAATTCAGAAAAACTTGAGGTCGATCTTCATCTACCCATTCTCCTATATCGCCATTTGGATCTTTCCTCTCATTGTGGATATCACACAGTACAACTACGAAATAGTCCATGGACCAATAGTTTGGTTAGTTTACATCGCCACTATAGCACAACCTCTGAATGGACTGGTAGATACTTTAGTGTTTGTCTACAGGGAAAAGCCATGGAAATGCTCCTGGAGGGTTGTTCAAACAAAAGAACTATTGGATGCTTACTCCCTCAAAGGGGGATTTAGCGAAAAAGACATTGCCGAGCTCTATCATAGTGACTTAGGAAAGAAAGGCTGGTACTACTGCAGCAGATTTGACAAATATAGTTGCTGGAAGCATAAACCACAAAGGTGGAAGCGGGCTGCTTGGTATATCCACCGGTTTTTTCGCGGTTTTATTAGGAATGATTAcaattttgaagatcatTGCGATGAACTTGCTTCACTTCACAATGGTTCAGTTGCAGAAGCACACCCTCCAGGTCCCAATGTCCTGAAAAGCCCATATGATCAACGCGAGAGACAAATCTCGTTTCCCTCGGACTCTACAGCTGCTTCGGCACCGTTTGCGCAACCCAACCGAAATGCAGAATCTAACGATCACGTCGAAGTATCTTCCTTCTGGAGGCTCGTTCATCTATTTCCCATGTTACACGGCATTGATTTAGATGAACTTAGCCAAGAATTACGCCGCAGACCCGATGATAACGACTTTATCCTTCCAGGACTCAAACAAGCTCTTAATAAGAACTCCGCTGGCGGTCCTAAGAACTTGGATGAGTTGGCAAAACCTAACTTCAAGCCGGGATACAGCGTGGACAGGAATGCAAAAGCAGTTGAGAACGGAGAAGATAAGTCGTCTGCCCAGGCTCAGCCAAATTATGCAAATTTCACCATGAGTGCAAATTTAGACTTTAGCGACGTCGTCAGAGGACAGTCACCGGGTGctgcagagaaagatgacAAAAAGAGCGATGCTGGCTCAAGCGAAGGAGATGAGATGGGAATGCTGGCATTTTTGAACGATATCCCGCACTAA